Proteins from a single region of Apium graveolens cultivar Ventura chromosome 7, ASM990537v1, whole genome shotgun sequence:
- the LOC141671494 gene encoding arabinosyltransferase RRA3-like — protein sequence MGRRESGLGSIRGSKLGIAILIGILLGCVFAFFFPHGLLLSSSSFSPSLNKPISHSQVGSTLCESSERINMLKSEFVSASEKNAELKRQIRQLTERLQLAEHGKDQAQKQVLVLGEQHKAGHFGTVKGSRTSPTVVPDDSVNPRLSKILEKVSVNKEVIVALANSNVKEMLEVWFTNIKRVGIPNFLVVALDEDIANFCRSNNVPVYKRDPDEGIDSVARTGGNHAVSGLKFRILREFLQLGYSVLLSDVDIVYLQNPFNHLYRDSDVESMTDGHNNMTAYGYNDVFDEPSMGWARYAHTMRIWVYNSGFFYIRPTIPSIELLDRVAGRLSKESAWDQAVFNEELFYPSHPGYDGLHASRRTMDFYLFMNSKVLFKSVRKDAKLSKLKPVIIHVNYHPDKFPRMKAIVEYYVNGKQDALKYFPDGSE from the exons ATGGGGCGTAGAGAGAGTGGGCTAGGATCCATTCGTGGATCCAAATTAGGCATCGCCATTCTAATCGGTATCCTCCTTGGTTGTGTGTTTGCTTTCTTTTTCCCTCACGGTCTCCTCCTCTCATCCTCTTCCTTTTCTCCTTCCCTCAACAAGCCTATCTCCCATTCACAG GTTGGTTCGACCCTGTGCGAGTCATCTGAAAGGATCAACATGTTGAAATCAGAGTTTGTATCAGCTTCTGAGAAGAATGCCGAACTTAAAAGGCAGATTAGACAATTAACTGAAAGGCTTCAGTTAGCTGAACACGGGAAAGATCAAGCACAGAAACAAGTCCTGGTATTAGGTGAGCAGCATAAAGCTGGACATTTTGGAACTGTCAAGGGTTCAAGGACCAGCCCTACTGTAGTCCCTGATGATTCTGTAAATCCAAGACTGTCCAAGATACTAGAAAAAGTATCAGTTAATAAAGAAGTTATTGTTGCTCTTGCAAATTCTAACGTAAAGGAGATGTTGGAGGTCTGGTTTACTAACATCAAGAGAGTGGGCATTCCTAATTTTCTGGTTGTAGCTTTAGATGAAGATATTGCCAATTTCTGTCGATCAAATAATGTTCCTGTATACAAGAGAGACCCTGATGAAGGCATTGATTCAGTTGCTAGGACTGGTGGAAACCATGCTGTTTCAGGATTGAAATTTCGCATCTTGAGAGAGTTCTTACAACTTGGTTATAGTGTGTTGCTTTCTGACGTTGATATAGTGTACTTGCAAAATCCCTTTAATCACCTGTATCGCGATTCAGATGTGGAGTCCATGACGGATGGCCATAATAACATGACGGCTTATGGGTATAATGATGTTTTTGATGAACCATCAATGGGTTGGGCTCGTTATGCTCATACAATGAGGATTTGGGTTTATAATTCTGGATTCTTTTACATAAGACCCACAATTCCTTCGATTGAGCTTTTGGATCGTGTCGCTGGTCGACTATCTAAGGAAAGTGCTTGGGACCAGGCTGTTTTCAACGAGGAGCTCTTCTACCCTTCACATCCTGGGTATGATGGGCTTCATGCATCTAGGAGAACTATGGATTTCTATCTCTTTATGAATAGCAAGGTGCTGTTCAAGAGTGTAAGGAAGGATGCAAAGTTGAGCAAGCTTAAACCGGTAATTATCCATGTGAACTACCACCCTGACAAGTTTCCAAGAATGAAAGCAATTGTTGAGTACTATGTAAACGGTAAACAAGATGCATTGAAGTACTTTCCTGATGGTTCAGAATAG